Genomic window (Microcaecilia unicolor chromosome 8, aMicUni1.1, whole genome shotgun sequence):
AAAGGTCTGTGGATTTATTTCACCTGCTGATTTTGCCCCAGTGTTTAGAGCAAAAGAAGCTATGTTCTTTGGCGTGTAATTGTGGACACTTGCACCTGGGTtttctgcaggtactttctgAATGAAATATAACTTTTAGATTTGAAATTGTCAATGCATGTTCATTATTTGCTTCCTCCAGCCAGAACACACCTTAGGTATATTTCCTCCAATTATGGCTAAATGTTCTTGTGATTAGCTACATGTTAGTTGCACGGATGGAGGACAGTTTTCAGACAGgctaatttacacacacaaatggcTTTGAACAttgttttttctattttgaagATGTCTTTTGTCAGCTTTTCTGAAAAAGTAATTGTATGCTGACTTTGCCTTAGTCAAATGATAATTTAGGTGTTCGAATATGGCATCcatctccctccatgtccagtaaatTAAACATGGAACTTCTTCGACTGCTGCTTCTATAAAGAAAAGGCAAGGTCAGCCAACATGAAGCTTCTTAGGGCAAGTGGGCTACATACTCTTTATCAGCTGAAATATACTTGGGGTCCCTCTTACAAGAAAACTGCTGCCAGAGTTCAAGAGGTTCTTCAGCTTCTTAACTTCTTGGAACAAAATGCAGTTCCTGCTCTTTCTCTGTGCTTAAAGATAGGTTTTGCATATTTAAGATGCAGAAATCCACCtttcagggttttgttttttattcttcacaggtgaaaaaaaatcatttagtaTGCTTGGTAGCTATTTTACAAAGTAAAGCAAAACCGGTCTAGCAAAACATATGTACAGGTTGACTTGGTATTTGAAACTACATAAAGTCTTGGAGAATAAATATATTAATTATTCAAGGGtaaaacaaaagttttttttccccttttctgaaATGGTCCTTTTTGTAATACTACTGTGATCCACCTTGAAACAGCACAGTTTTAAAGATAGCAGATGCTCCTTTGGTAGCTTAAACTGCACAAGTAGTAATTGTGCTGTCTATAATTAAAATGTGAAGAGACATTCACAAAATGTCTGAACATTTCTAGCAAACATAACACCAGCATACAGATGAATGCTCTAATAAATTAAAGTGCATACTTCTTGAACACAATTATACAGTTGTTTAAAAATCTACAGTAACATTATAGACAAGTTTGATTTAGtacaatataattttttttaaatgcttggaAGTAATGAATCTTCACTGACAATAGGCAATTTACACTGCTACCAGTTTCAGTATGAGATCTTAATATTTTTGTAGGAGGTTTTATTTTTTGCCACCTACTGTTTCTTGATCTTGGTGTTCCCAAGGAGTAGGATCATTATCTTGATCGGATGGGAGTGTTTCTCTCTCGTGCCAAAACTGCTCTACATCTGGAAGGGCAGGCATTTCTTTCTTGTTATCTGGGCTGCCAGGGTTCTGTTGGGAACAAGGAGCTGCAAGTTCTGCTTCTACTTCGGGTGTAACTgcctctgcctgttcctgttcctgctccTGCTCCAACTGGTCAGACTCTGGTAGAGCATCAGAATTGCCAGGTTGGGGTTGTGGGCTGTCGGGGGCAACCGTAGACTTTTCCAGTGCTACCCTTTTCCATAGACCTTTAAACCCTTCCCTGAATTCTTCCGACATAACTAAGATGATCAGGGGATTTACTGAAGAGATGGCAAACATTAGAAGTTGTGCTGCAGCAACGAATTCTCGTGGTGGGGAAGGACCAGATTGCTGTAGATGCCAAATCCATAGCCAGGATATCCATTCAGGCAGCCACATAATGCAAAACGTTACTGTCACGCTCAGCAACATTACGGTGAGTCTTCTGGATCTGATCTGATTTCTtaggttttgtgttttggtccCTCTGCGCTGGCACTGACCATAAGCCttccaaaaataaaagaaagcgAGTATGAAAGGAATACAAAAAACAAGCAAAGGATATAGTTTCACAAAAGCTGACATGAACTCATCGGCGTAGGTTGGAATGTCCAAAATGCACGCAGACGACCCCCCTATCTTCTTTATGGTAGTAAAGAACCACTCCGGAAGGGGTAAAATGACAGCGACTAACCAAATAGGGAACAACACTGCGCAAATAGTTTTGTGCTTAATATTCACCTGCTTGCTTGGATTGCTCGCATACATGAAACAAGCTTTGGCCACGACGGCGATGGTAATGCTTTTAGCAGCCATGCAAGTGTGAACGAACCAGTCGGAAGTTTTGCAAACAAACCAGCCCAGGTTCCAAGTGGTTCGCAAGTAAGCTGCAGCCCGGAAAGGGACACCAAATCCCAAAATCAAAATATCCGCAACACTGAGATTAAAGATCAGGTAATGGATCAGGGAAAGTTTGCCTTTCTTGGCGTTGTGGAGAAGGATTCCAATCACACAAAGATTTCCTGCAAAACCAGCTATGCAAATCACTACCATAAGAGC
Coding sequences:
- the GPR151 gene encoding probable G-protein coupled receptor 151; amino-acid sequence: MEKVSEQNSNFSTTNSSLLQQLRYGGGYQLCYCKEGKVLVPALMVVICIAGFAGNLCVIGILLHNAKKGKLSLIHYLIFNLSVADILILGFGVPFRAAAYLRTTWNLGWFVCKTSDWFVHTCMAAKSITIAVVAKACFMYASNPSKQVNIKHKTICAVLFPIWLVAVILPLPEWFFTTIKKIGGSSACILDIPTYADEFMSAFVKLYPLLVFCIPFILAFFYFWKAYGQCQRRGTKTQNLRNQIRSRRLTVMLLSVTVTFCIMWLPEWISWLWIWHLQQSGPSPPREFVAAAQLLMFAISSVNPLIILVMSEEFREGFKGLWKRVALEKSTVAPDSPQPQPGNSDALPESDQLEQEQEQEQAEAVTPEVEAELAAPCSQQNPGSPDNKKEMPALPDVEQFWHERETLPSDQDNDPTPWEHQDQETVGGKK